One window from the genome of Spirosoma rhododendri encodes:
- a CDS encoding TIGR03885 family FMN-dependent LLM class oxidoreductase yields the protein MKIGYHSSHEQFKPSDLLTLVQRAEKAGFTAGTCSDHFHPWSDNQGESGFAWSWLGAALQATSLSFGVVNAPGQRYNPAIIAQAAATLADMFPDRFWIAVGTGQYLNEHITGERWPSKADRNTRLKESVDIIRALWNGETVTHEGLVTVDEARLYTRPTIKPLIVGAAVTAKTAEWVGSWADALITTSRPAEELQEVIDAFRAGGGSGKPMFLKVQLSYSPDKEKARTGALEQWRGNVYPNSVMTELRMPSHFDDAGSMVNEKAFEEQVRISADLNQHLDWLLEYKAMGFEQMSLHNVNREQEQFIDAFGENILPKLV from the coding sequence ATGAAAATAGGCTATCACTCGTCGCATGAGCAGTTTAAACCCAGCGATTTACTAACGCTCGTTCAGCGCGCAGAAAAGGCAGGGTTTACCGCCGGAACCTGCTCCGACCACTTCCATCCGTGGAGCGATAATCAGGGCGAAAGCGGCTTTGCCTGGAGCTGGCTGGGTGCTGCTCTGCAAGCTACGTCGCTGTCATTCGGGGTGGTCAACGCGCCCGGTCAGCGTTACAATCCGGCCATTATTGCCCAGGCTGCGGCCACGCTGGCCGATATGTTTCCCGACCGGTTCTGGATCGCCGTCGGGACGGGGCAGTACCTCAACGAGCACATTACCGGTGAACGATGGCCCTCGAAAGCCGACCGCAACACCCGGCTGAAAGAAAGCGTCGACATTATCCGGGCGCTCTGGAACGGCGAAACCGTCACGCACGAAGGGCTGGTTACGGTCGACGAAGCCCGGCTCTACACACGACCTACGATTAAACCGCTGATCGTGGGCGCGGCTGTGACGGCTAAAACGGCCGAATGGGTCGGTAGCTGGGCCGACGCGTTGATAACGACGTCGCGCCCGGCCGAAGAGCTACAGGAAGTCATCGACGCCTTCCGGGCCGGGGGCGGGTCGGGCAAGCCCATGTTCCTGAAAGTGCAGCTGTCCTATTCGCCCGACAAGGAGAAAGCCCGGACCGGGGCGCTTGAACAGTGGCGCGGCAACGTGTACCCTAACAGCGTGATGACTGAACTGCGGATGCCCAGCCACTTTGATGATGCCGGGTCGATGGTCAACGAAAAAGCCTTTGAAGAGCAGGTCCGCATCTCCGCCGACCTGAATCAGCACCTCGACTGGCTATTGGAATACAAGGCAATGGGCTTTGAGCAGATGTCTTTGCACAACGTCAACCGCGAGCAGGAGCAGTTCATCGATGCTTTCGGCGAAAACATACTCCCAAAACTAGTGTAA
- a CDS encoding ThuA domain-containing protein: MKNSMLPAHILLAAGLLSMTVAGHDALAQTASKRATASVRSTRANEPVALNRVLVFSKTKGFRHASIPAGKRALMKLGQENGFAVDTTEDASKFSEDNLKKYGAVIWLSTTGNVLDEAQQAAFERYIQAGGGFVGIHAATDTEYDWPWYNQLVGAYFLSHPKQQNVDIMVVDKNHPSTKMLPDVWKRFDELYNYKSIVPEIKVLGKLDEKSYEGGKNGDNHPFMWYRDFDGGKSFYTGGGHTDESYVEPLFLEHLLGGIKSVMASNLKFGQAKTMPYPEENRFDQQVLTAGLDEPTELAVLDNGKVLFAERKGDLKLYDPKTKAVKTAARIPVYTKFEYGLMGLNVDPNFKQNKFVYLYYSPVMRADAPADTAQHLSRFVYDDVKDTLLLSTEKVLLTVPVKRTGCCHTGGSIAWDRKGNLYLSTGDDTNPFNSNGFAPADGRPERQGWDARSTSSNTNDLRGKILRIHPEANGTYTIPDGNLFPKGTEKARPEIYVMGNRNPYRISVDQRTGYLYWGEVGPDAAKNDDKRGPRGHDEMNQARQAGYYGWPLFVADNRAYRVFNFTDSTSGPLADAMKPINDSPHNTGLQALPPAQKAFIYYPYAESPEFGDIVGKGGRNAMGGPVYYYDDYAESNVKFPRYYDGKFFAYDWMRDWIHPVTMKENGDFVKMETFMPGTKFSHVIDMQFANDGSLYTLEYGQRWFAANDDARLSRITYNAGNRRPVVVASASKNTGAAPMTVKFNATKSMDYDGDALRYEWSFGPGMPKQATATPTVTFTKPGMYNATVRVTDAKGNVATQTMPIRVGNAEPIVDLAVAGNKTFYFPNQPVKYAVKVSDKEDGTLAKGINPDEVTMTINYLEGFDKTMLAQGHQANTGYATGRRLIELSDCKSCHALNQKSIGPAYIDVAKKYKGSSQAEGRLADKVIKGGAGVWGEQPMSAHPQLTNREASEMVRYILSLANDKPANSQPLAGDYKPAPQQKPGAYVLTASYTDRGNGVIGPLTQSQTVALRSPMLSAVAADRKQSIFEYDMPKLGMAAIGTATGSYIRFDSLDMTGIQGLSATAFASDDRVAGGTLEARLDSPTGALLGSVNVKTGTNGPVSVPFSGPVTGTHQLYLLFVNPSAGQKPLFALTTVQFLNQPM, from the coding sequence ATGAAAAACTCGATGCTCCCTGCCCATATATTGCTGGCAGCGGGCCTACTATCAATGACCGTTGCCGGGCATGACGCCCTGGCGCAGACGGCGTCGAAACGAGCGACGGCTTCCGTGCGGTCGACGCGCGCCAACGAGCCGGTCGCGCTGAATCGCGTACTGGTTTTCTCAAAAACGAAAGGATTCCGCCATGCATCAATTCCGGCGGGAAAGCGGGCCCTGATGAAACTAGGGCAGGAAAACGGCTTTGCCGTTGATACGACCGAAGACGCCAGCAAATTCTCGGAAGATAACCTGAAAAAATACGGTGCCGTTATCTGGCTCAGTACCACCGGCAACGTGCTCGATGAAGCGCAGCAGGCGGCTTTCGAGCGGTACATTCAGGCAGGGGGTGGTTTTGTGGGTATCCACGCAGCCACCGATACTGAATACGATTGGCCGTGGTACAACCAACTGGTCGGCGCTTACTTCCTGAGCCACCCCAAACAGCAGAACGTCGACATCATGGTTGTGGATAAAAACCACCCGTCGACCAAGATGCTGCCCGACGTCTGGAAACGCTTCGACGAACTGTACAACTACAAAAGCATTGTCCCGGAAATCAAGGTACTGGGCAAGCTGGACGAGAAAAGCTACGAAGGCGGCAAGAACGGCGACAATCACCCGTTTATGTGGTACCGCGATTTCGACGGTGGCAAATCGTTTTACACGGGCGGAGGCCATACCGACGAGTCGTACGTGGAACCGTTGTTTCTGGAGCATCTGCTGGGCGGTATCAAATCGGTGATGGCGAGCAACCTGAAGTTTGGCCAGGCCAAGACGATGCCTTACCCCGAAGAAAATCGCTTCGATCAGCAGGTACTGACGGCTGGGCTGGATGAGCCAACCGAACTGGCCGTGCTGGACAACGGGAAAGTGCTGTTCGCCGAGCGCAAGGGAGACCTGAAACTCTACGACCCTAAAACGAAAGCAGTAAAGACCGCGGCCCGCATTCCGGTGTACACGAAGTTCGAGTATGGGCTGATGGGGCTCAACGTTGACCCCAATTTCAAGCAGAACAAATTCGTCTATCTGTACTACTCGCCGGTGATGCGGGCCGACGCCCCCGCTGATACCGCCCAGCATCTGTCGCGCTTCGTTTACGACGACGTGAAAGATACGCTTTTGCTGAGCACCGAAAAAGTACTGCTGACGGTGCCTGTCAAGCGTACGGGCTGCTGCCATACCGGCGGCTCCATCGCCTGGGATCGCAAGGGGAATCTGTACCTGTCGACTGGTGACGATACCAACCCGTTCAACTCCAACGGATTCGCTCCGGCCGACGGCCGACCCGAGCGGCAGGGTTGGGACGCCCGTTCGACATCGAGCAATACCAACGATTTGCGGGGTAAGATTCTGCGTATCCACCCGGAAGCTAACGGCACCTACACCATCCCCGACGGCAACCTGTTTCCGAAAGGCACCGAAAAGGCACGCCCCGAAATCTACGTAATGGGGAATCGTAACCCGTACCGGATTTCGGTCGATCAGCGGACAGGCTACCTATACTGGGGTGAAGTAGGCCCCGACGCGGCCAAAAACGACGACAAACGGGGACCGCGTGGCCACGACGAGATGAACCAGGCCCGGCAGGCTGGTTATTATGGCTGGCCGCTGTTCGTCGCCGACAACCGGGCGTACCGCGTCTTCAACTTTACCGACAGCACCTCCGGTCCGCTCGCCGACGCCATGAAACCCATCAACGATTCGCCCCACAACACGGGTCTGCAAGCGTTGCCCCCGGCTCAGAAAGCGTTTATCTACTACCCCTACGCCGAGTCGCCGGAGTTTGGCGACATCGTGGGTAAGGGCGGACGGAACGCAATGGGTGGCCCGGTGTATTACTACGACGACTACGCGGAGTCGAACGTGAAGTTCCCCCGCTATTACGATGGCAAATTCTTCGCCTACGACTGGATGCGCGACTGGATTCATCCGGTGACGATGAAGGAAAACGGTGACTTCGTGAAGATGGAGACGTTTATGCCCGGCACCAAGTTCTCGCACGTGATCGACATGCAGTTTGCCAACGATGGCTCGCTGTACACGCTCGAATACGGGCAACGGTGGTTTGCCGCCAACGACGACGCCCGCCTGTCGCGCATTACGTACAACGCCGGCAACCGTCGCCCGGTAGTCGTTGCCAGCGCCAGCAAGAACACGGGTGCTGCGCCGATGACGGTGAAATTCAACGCGACCAAATCAATGGATTACGACGGCGACGCGCTACGCTACGAATGGTCGTTCGGGCCGGGAATGCCGAAGCAGGCGACCGCAACGCCCACCGTTACGTTCACTAAGCCGGGTATGTACAACGCCACCGTACGCGTGACCGACGCCAAAGGCAACGTCGCGACGCAGACCATGCCGATTCGGGTAGGCAATGCCGAGCCGATTGTCGACCTGGCCGTAGCTGGTAACAAAACGTTTTACTTCCCCAATCAGCCGGTTAAGTACGCGGTGAAGGTGTCGGACAAGGAAGACGGTACGCTGGCGAAAGGCATCAACCCCGACGAGGTGACGATGACGATCAACTACCTCGAAGGCTTCGACAAGACGATGCTGGCGCAGGGGCATCAGGCCAACACGGGCTACGCAACCGGTCGGCGGCTGATCGAACTGAGTGACTGCAAATCGTGCCACGCGCTGAACCAGAAATCAATCGGTCCCGCTTACATCGACGTAGCGAAGAAGTACAAAGGTTCGTCGCAGGCCGAAGGCCGACTGGCGGATAAGGTTATCAAGGGCGGTGCCGGTGTCTGGGGCGAACAGCCCATGAGCGCCCACCCGCAGCTGACCAACCGGGAAGCCTCGGAAATGGTACGCTACATCCTGTCGTTGGCCAACGATAAACCCGCCAACAGCCAACCGCTGGCAGGCGATTACAAACCGGCTCCGCAGCAGAAGCCCGGCGCCTACGTCCTGACGGCGTCGTATACCGATCGGGGCAATGGCGTCATCGGCCCGCTGACCCAAAGCCAGACAGTCGCTCTGCGGTCGCCGATGCTTAGCGCGGTAGCCGCCGACAGAAAGCAGTCTATCTTCGAATACGACATGCCCAAACTGGGCATGGCTGCAATCGGAACCGCAACCGGCAGCTACATTAGGTTCGATAGCCTGGACATGACGGGTATTCAGGGGCTTTCAGCAACTGCCTTTGCCTCTGACGACCGGGTAGCTGGCGGTACGCTCGAAGCACGCCTTGACTCGCCCACCGGCGCACTGCTGGGGAGTGTCAACGTAAAAACAGGTACGAACGGCCCCGTCAGTGTGCCGTTTAGCGGACCAGTCACCGGAACGCACCAACTCTACCTGCTCTTCGTCAATCCGTCGGCCGGGCAGAAACCCCTGTTCGCGCTAACTACCGTGCAGTTCCTGAATCAGCCGATGTAA
- a CDS encoding MarR family winged helix-turn-helix transcriptional regulator, whose protein sequence is MTIEEDIKQTVPFRTPYHRVMVNLMYTSNWVSDSQARLLKPFGLTLQQYNVLRILRGHYPSPAKVTDITERMLDKMSNASRLVDKLVLKKLVVRTECPSDRRAVDVVITESGLALLKRLDTYQIKWDESQEKKLTEEEAILLSKLLDRLRTE, encoded by the coding sequence ATGACGATAGAAGAGGATATCAAGCAGACCGTACCGTTTCGAACACCCTATCATCGGGTGATGGTCAATTTGATGTACACCAGCAACTGGGTAAGTGATAGCCAGGCCCGGCTGCTGAAACCGTTCGGTCTGACACTCCAACAGTACAACGTGCTGCGTATTCTTCGTGGTCACTACCCAAGCCCGGCCAAAGTAACCGACATCACCGAGCGGATGCTTGATAAGATGTCTAACGCATCGCGGCTGGTCGACAAGCTGGTGCTGAAGAAACTGGTCGTTCGCACGGAATGCCCCAGCGACCGGCGGGCCGTCGACGTTGTGATTACTGAGAGTGGGCTTGCGCTGCTGAAACGGCTCGACACGTACCAGATCAAATGGGATGAGAGTCAGGAGAAGAAACTGACCGAAGAGGAAGCGATTCTGTTGAGCAAGCTGCTCGACCGGCTGCGCACCGAATAA
- a CDS encoding YceI family protein has translation MKTRQFLTGLTAVVLLAGASAFVAPGKKATTYKVDAQKSIMGWNGKKVTGEHSGNVKVSEGTLMTDGGKLTGGTFSFDMNSITCTDLTDAGYNAKFIGHIKSEDFFNTAKFPTSTFKITKVTPKGGNAYDITGNMTIKGITNAVTFPATVKMNGNTIEADGKATLDRTKYDIRYGSKSFFENIGDKAIYDDFTVDMKIVASK, from the coding sequence ATGAAAACACGTCAATTTCTGACTGGCCTGACGGCCGTTGTTCTGCTGGCTGGTGCGTCGGCATTCGTTGCTCCCGGTAAAAAAGCGACCACCTACAAAGTCGATGCACAGAAAAGCATCATGGGCTGGAACGGTAAAAAAGTAACGGGTGAGCACTCGGGTAACGTGAAAGTGAGCGAGGGTACGCTGATGACCGACGGTGGCAAACTGACCGGTGGTACGTTCTCGTTCGACATGAACAGCATCACCTGCACCGACCTGACCGACGCTGGCTACAACGCTAAGTTCATCGGCCACATCAAGTCGGAAGATTTCTTCAACACGGCGAAATTCCCAACGTCGACGTTCAAGATCACGAAAGTGACCCCAAAAGGTGGCAACGCGTACGACATCACCGGCAACATGACCATCAAGGGCATCACCAACGCCGTAACGTTCCCCGCAACGGTAAAAATGAACGGTAACACGATCGAAGCCGACGGTAAAGCAACCCTCGACCGCACGAAGTATGACATCCGGTACGGTTCGAAGTCGTTCTTCGAGAACATCGGTGACAAAGCCATCTACGATGACTTCACTGTCGACATGAAGATCGTCGCGTCGAAGTAA
- a CDS encoding Maf family protein, translating into MHALRYPLLLASGSPRRRQLMTDAGFEFTVETRPTDEVFPSDMPTDEVAEYLARQKAEQFVADLGQRLVLCADTVVILDDQILNKPADEADARRMLSALAGRTHRVRTGVCLLAPGPDGTPMMTSFTDETTVTFAPLTDDEITYYIRTCRPFDKAGSYGAQDFVGLVGITRLDGSFYTVMGLPTHRVYQLLKTYAVGL; encoded by the coding sequence ATGCACGCACTTCGTTACCCACTGCTACTGGCGTCCGGCTCCCCGCGTCGGCGACAACTGATGACCGACGCCGGTTTTGAGTTTACGGTTGAAACCCGCCCCACCGACGAGGTTTTTCCGTCCGATATGCCCACCGACGAGGTTGCCGAGTACCTAGCTCGCCAGAAAGCCGAACAGTTTGTTGCCGACCTCGGCCAGCGGCTGGTGCTCTGCGCCGACACCGTGGTGATTCTGGACGATCAGATTCTAAACAAACCCGCCGACGAAGCTGACGCCCGGCGGATGCTGTCGGCACTGGCCGGTCGTACGCACCGGGTACGTACGGGCGTTTGCCTGCTGGCCCCCGGACCCGACGGTACGCCCATGATGACGTCGTTTACCGACGAAACCACCGTCACGTTTGCGCCCCTCACCGACGACGAAATCACGTACTACATCCGCACCTGCCGCCCCTTCGACAAAGCGGGGTCGTATGGCGCGCAGGACTTCGTTGGGCTGGTCGGTATTACCCGGCTCGACGGCTCGTTTTACACCGTTATGGGTCTGCCCACGCACCGTGTATATCAGTTGTTAAAAACATACGCAGTCGGTCTGTGA
- a CDS encoding BamA/TamA family outer membrane protein — translation MTNLYPTGATRLYHWLVGVLLLCLVGTGAWAQVTPDTTNLPPVGVDRRTDSLSTKHSRVIADSVLKQRDSVFYSGLKRRMYKHRLTRQLYDAVFHDVYNSQQSTGEVNKIEVNPFKDFEGRVIGDIYIRRLGVFGNSVYDTLRQSNNWLERTANRLHVNTREKVIRRYLLFREGDALNSTTLRDNERLLRTTSIFHDARILVVPRTGSRQFVDVYVITQDVWSLEPNGGVGSLTQFNIGFDQRNVRGLGHQLFAQFAYTGTDPRQQAEYQSRYTVPFIGKTFLTAQAEFLYLRDLKQGALRLYRPFLTPDTKYAGSIELTHTQINSRVVMRDDSVEYIPLRYNFSDVWFGRSFRLFFREGDTSARGRARLILAVRNTNYQYIWRPPVSSDSNQLYQNSRTTLFSVGFSRRKYVRDVLIYGFGRTEDVPVGRTVSVIYGFDNAELGRRTYVGMNYSQGGYVKNLGYLYGLASIGGYVRASTIQQGVFSMESNYFSPLLPTRWGNTRQFINARYTTGINRFNNEYLSLSSSGSGIGTDGIGITNDALRGTQRLVLNIENILFSKLNVVGFRIAFITFANLGMASFPDRPLLRSTLYQGYGIGFRLRNENLTFNSFQIRLSYYPNIPNNGAPFRQAFEGIPALRFRDFDQSAPQIIPFQ, via the coding sequence ATGACTAATTTGTATCCGACTGGAGCTACACGACTCTACCATTGGCTGGTGGGGGTGCTTCTGTTGTGCCTGGTCGGAACGGGAGCATGGGCGCAGGTGACACCCGATACAACGAACCTGCCACCTGTGGGGGTTGATCGGCGCACGGACTCGCTGTCGACCAAACACTCACGCGTTATCGCCGATAGTGTACTCAAACAGCGCGACAGCGTGTTTTACTCCGGTCTGAAACGACGCATGTACAAGCACCGCCTGACGCGCCAGTTGTACGACGCCGTTTTTCACGATGTGTATAACAGTCAGCAGAGCACCGGTGAAGTCAACAAGATCGAAGTAAACCCGTTCAAGGATTTTGAAGGGCGCGTAATCGGCGACATTTATATCCGGCGGCTTGGCGTGTTCGGGAATTCCGTCTACGATACGCTGCGCCAGTCGAACAACTGGCTGGAACGCACGGCCAACCGGCTGCATGTCAACACGCGTGAGAAAGTAATCCGGCGGTATCTGCTGTTTCGGGAAGGCGACGCGCTGAACTCGACTACCCTGCGCGACAACGAACGGCTATTGCGAACGACCTCAATCTTTCACGACGCCCGAATCCTGGTGGTGCCGCGAACGGGAAGCCGTCAGTTTGTCGATGTCTACGTAATTACGCAGGATGTCTGGTCGCTGGAGCCCAACGGGGGCGTTGGCTCGCTGACGCAGTTTAACATTGGTTTCGATCAGCGCAACGTGCGGGGGCTGGGCCATCAGTTGTTCGCCCAGTTTGCCTACACCGGTACCGACCCGCGCCAGCAGGCCGAGTACCAGAGCCGATACACGGTTCCGTTCATCGGTAAAACGTTTCTGACTGCACAGGCCGAATTCCTGTATCTGCGCGATCTGAAGCAGGGGGCGCTGCGGCTTTATCGCCCATTTCTGACGCCCGATACCAAGTACGCCGGGTCGATCGAATTAACGCACACGCAGATCAACAGCCGGGTTGTCATGCGCGACGACAGCGTGGAGTATATTCCGCTGCGGTACAATTTCTCCGATGTGTGGTTTGGGCGATCGTTTCGCTTGTTTTTCCGCGAAGGCGATACCAGTGCCCGTGGCCGCGCCCGGCTGATTCTGGCCGTGCGTAACACCAACTATCAGTACATCTGGCGACCGCCGGTTTCGAGCGACTCTAATCAGCTCTACCAGAACAGCCGGACGACGCTGTTCAGCGTCGGATTCTCCCGGCGCAAATACGTCCGCGACGTGCTGATCTACGGCTTTGGCCGGACAGAGGACGTTCCGGTCGGCCGCACAGTATCGGTTATCTACGGATTTGACAATGCTGAGCTGGGTCGGCGCACGTATGTTGGTATGAACTACTCGCAGGGGGGGTACGTCAAGAATCTGGGGTACCTGTATGGGCTGGCCAGTATCGGCGGCTACGTCAGAGCCTCGACTATTCAGCAGGGGGTGTTCTCGATGGAGTCCAACTATTTCAGTCCACTGCTACCAACCCGCTGGGGCAATACCCGCCAGTTTATCAATGCGCGCTACACCACGGGAATCAACCGGTTCAACAACGAATACCTGTCGCTGAGCAGTTCGGGCAGCGGGATCGGTACCGACGGAATCGGCATTACCAACGATGCCTTGCGTGGTACGCAGCGGCTGGTGCTCAACATAGAAAACATACTGTTTTCCAAACTCAACGTCGTCGGCTTTCGGATAGCCTTCATCACGTTTGCCAATCTTGGAATGGCTAGTTTTCCCGACAGACCCTTACTGCGCAGTACGTTGTATCAGGGCTACGGAATCGGCTTCCGGCTGCGGAACGAAAACCTGACGTTCAACAGCTTTCAGATTCGCCTGTCGTACTACCCCAACATTCCCAACAACGGTGCCCCGTTCCGGCAGGCATTCGAAGGCATACCGGCTCTGCGCTTCCGCGACTTCGATCAGTCGGCACCACAGATCATTCCGTTCCAATAA